One stretch of Euphorbia lathyris chromosome 7, ddEupLath1.1, whole genome shotgun sequence DNA includes these proteins:
- the LOC136235642 gene encoding uncharacterized protein has product MAGVYTRAKKNKRLPPMFRGRPPILNDYSEDETLPPSESQDLSNMDAPQVGWRCISRENSLNDETRAKNTLTPTSRPLLADLRNKRIRASILQEPVPNASLHHCSHPSAFDDMTQNLRKSNMFETVDDTGTRQLQKSRSLPPTLNENNQFDDPSQLDIEANHFNSGSSIPARGLYKGANLDKLTNNRKDKLIVFIPPVKSFRPIGQHERKLASWLGYCARSIGRPSESWDQNLAKHRPRLWNMIKDYFDVSPESPNKWKRLEELGKVEQDTPEMKRSKFESYCFSVMRVLFCKWKHELHNKYKQHSSDEERLKHVPRGLSPNDWKDLVTLFGSKDFKAWSSINSDNRKCQKVVASSGPTPFAQVEYDLFDEETGELPDASDVWMATHSILDEEGQNHFRDSESRRLYEEMKRIENEPRNENESDPTPDDVLQQVFGVRSGYVRGKGLGYKASTKGMVCSARKDDVEELKNEVAILTQKLKAQEEREKAQKEREQAVEDRIQSYFKVMEAIAAQNSLGTQNQNLERSSQNGSEE; this is encoded by the exons ATGGCAGGCGTTTATACACGCGCAAAGAAGAATAAGAGATTACCTCCAATGTTTAGAGGTCGCCCACCTATCCTTAATGACTATTCTGAGGATGAAACACTTCCACCATCAGAATCTCAAGATTTGAGTAATATGGATGCACCTCAAG TGGGATGGAGATGTATTTCAAGGGAGAACAGTCTTAATGATGAAACTAGAGCTAAAAATACTCTCACACCTACTTCTAGACCATTGCTAGCTG atttaagaaataaaagaattagAGCAAGCATCCTACAAGAACCTGTTCCTAATGCTTCTTTACACCATTGTTCTCATCCATCTGCTTTTg ATGACATGACGCAAAATTTGAGGAAATCCAATATGTTTGAGACGGTTGATGACACTGGTACTCGGCAGTTACAAAAGTCTCGTTCTCTACCACCTACTCTTAATGAGAACAATCAATTTGATGACCCTAGCCAATTAGACATTGAGGCAAATCATTTTAATTCAG GCAGTTCTATTCCGGCAAGGGGGCTATACAAGGGAGCGAATCTTGACAAACTCACAAATAATCGTAAGGATAAGTTAATTGTGTTTATCCCTCCTGTGAAATCTTTTAGACCAATTGGACAACACGAGAGAAAGTTAGCATCATGGTTGGGGTATTGTGCTCGATCTATTGGACGTCCTAGTGAGTCGTGGGATCAAAATTTAGCCAAGCATAGGCCTCGTTTATGGAACATGATTAAG GACTATTTTGATGTTAGTCCTGAGAGTCCTAACAAATGGAAGAGGCTTGAGGAGTTAGGAAAGGTGGAGCAGGATACACCTGAAATGAAAAGATCGAAATTTGAATCTTATTGTTTCTCTGTGATGCGAGTCTTATTTTGCAAGTGGAAACACGagttacataataaatataaacaacATTCTAGTGATGAGGAACGACTGAAACATGTTCCTAGAGGCCTTTCTCCAAATGATTGGAAGGACCTGGTGACGTTGTTTGGGAGTAAAGATTTTAAG GCATGGAGTTCAATTAATTCTGATAATCGTAAATGTCAAAAAGTTGTTGCTTCATCTGGTCCCACCCCATTTGCACAAGTGGAGTATGATTTG TTCGATGAGGAGACAGGGGAATTGCCAGATGCTTCTGATGTGTGGATGGCCACTCATTCAATATTGGATGAAGAAGGTCAAAATCACTTTCGCGATTCGGAATCAAGAAGGCTATAT GAAGAAATGAAAAGGATTGAGAACGAACCAAGAAATGAAAATGAGTCAGATCCTACACCAGATGATGTTCTACAACAGGTATTTGGAGTTAGGTCTGGATATGTTCGTGGTAAGGGATTGGGATATAAAGCAAGTACCAAGGGAATGGTGTGTAGCGCTAGAAAGGATGATGTAGAAGAGCTGAAAAATGAGGTGGCAATATTAACGCAGAAATTAAAGGCACAAGAAGAGCGTGAAAAAGCACAGAAGGAGCGGGAACAGGCTGTAGAAGACCGAATTCAATCGTATTTTAAAGTGATGGAAGCCATAGCAGCACAAAATAGTTTGGGTACACAAAATCAGAATTTAGAGAGGAGTTCACAAAATGGCTCG GAGGAATAA